The region AAGAATCTTTATTTCTATTTTCTTTTATCTACAAATAACAAATTACATTCAATTAATTATATCATAAGTAAGTGCGATTGAATATACCTTTGCATCGATTAAATAGAGAGTATTATAGAGATATATAAATTTATTAATTATTTTTTTAATTGAATGTTGCTTATTAGTTAAATTCTGAATAATAATGAACGAAATATAATATTTGAATATATATCTTTTTTTAATTGCTTTAGTAACAGATTTTTACATCCTAAATTTATTGAACGTTATATAAGCCGATAATTTTTATCGTATTTGAAAAATAAATAATAATGGTGTATAATAATAGATGACTGAACGGTCAGTCATAAAATGAGGTGGTAACATGGCTAATTATATGGACTCTGTAGATAAAATTGAAAAGAAAAAATATATATCTGAAAAGACCTTAGAATTAATTAGTAAAAAAGGTTTAGCTAATTTTACTATGGAAGATGTTGCAGTGGCTTGCAATGTTTCAAAAGGATCTTTATACAATTATTTTAAAAACAAAAATGCATTAATAGTTGCAGCTTTTACTGCTCTAATGGAAAAAATGTTACATTTTTTCGAAGAAAAAACATCTGATTCTACTTCTGATTGTTTGGAAAAAAGTGCTGATATTTATACCCAAATTTACTCAGAAATTTTGTCAAGTTTTCCCTCAAGTGATTTATTACGATTGCTAGAAATACTTTTAAATTCAACTCATGATCCATCTATGATGCAATCTTTGACAAAAACTTTTAAAGACTATTATAATAAAATTCTAAGCAACTTTGAAAAAATATTCAAATCTAAATCAAGTGCCTTAATGCTTCAGGCAATGTTTGATGGCTTAGTAATTTATAAGGCCTTTGGTGTAGAGATTTCAGATGAAGAAATACAAGAAAATGTTAGAAAAATTGTTCTTTGCCTTGCTAAATAATTCTTTTTATTTGTTAATTATTATCAATTGGTGTTTTCGGGTGAATAATTAATATTCAAAAAATTCGGAGGTGTGTAAAATGGCGGTTATTGATTCTATGAAAAATATGATGTTAAGACAAAGCTCCAAAATAGTGTCAAATGTTGTCAGAAAAGCAGACATAGATCAGCTTGCTACCCTTTTTTGGACATTATCTAAGTTAGCTAAAGAACCCGCAAAAAGCGGTCTAAGAAAGTTAGCAGAAGGAGCAGAAAATCATGATCCTATGTTGATGAATTGGTCGGAGCTTTTCAAAAAATCCGAACCAAAAGTCGTAGAAAAAATAATAAGCAATTTAATTATTAATGAATTTGCAATAGGTGAAAAAGTCAGACAAGATTTAATGCATGAGCATCAAACGGTCTTACCTAAGCTAGGGGTTATTTCTCCAACTTATGCTTGTAATTTGAGATGTGTTGGCTGTTATGCAGCACTTTACGGTCATAAATACATGCTTTCTAAAGAGGAAATATTTGATGTTATTAAACAATTTAACGATCTTGGAATTTATTTCTTTATAATAACCGGTGGAGAACCGTTTGTTTATCCATATCTTTTCGACGTACTAGAACATTTTAAAGATTCTTACTTCTTAATTTACACAAATGGTACTCTTGTAACAGAAGAAAATGCAAAAAAGATGGCTGAACTCGGTAATTCAACGCTTGCTATTTCAATTGAGGGATTCGAAGAAATGACAGATTGGAGAAGAGGAAAAGGCGTTTTTGATAAAATAAAAAATGCCTGGGAAATACTAACAAAATACAAATTAATTTATGGTGCTTCTGTGACAGCAACTCGCAAAAATCACGATGTTATCATGAGTGATGAGTTTTGGGACTTTTTAAGAGAAAACAACGTTAGTTATACATGGGTATTCCAATTCATGCCTGTCGGTGCTGATGCATCAATGGATTTAGTTCCTACGCCAGAGCAAAGATATGAAAGATTCTATAAAACAGAGGAATTAAGACTAAGCGGTAAATTTGCATTTGTTGCGGATTTTTGGAACCACGGATTTCTAACAAATGGTTGTTTAGCATCTGGGGCAAAATATCTACACGTAAATGCCAAAGGTTATGTAGAACCATGTGTATTCCAACAATTTGCAGTTGATAATATCAGAGAAAAGAGTATTTTAGAAATTCTAAAATCTCCTTTCTTTGAAGCATACAAAAGAACTATTCCATATTCTGACAACCTTTTCAGACCTTGTCCAATAATAGATAATCCAAAAGTATTTAGAGCTATGATTAAGAAATATAATGCTATTCCTCAACATCCTGGTAGCGAGAGAACCATAAATGAACTAGCTCCTGAATTAGATCAACTTGCAGATGAATGGAAAAAATACGCAGACAAATTATGGTATGAGGAAGGATATTCGGAAAGATATCCGTCAAAAAGAGGTGTTTATAACTACGAAACAAGAATGAGGCGTTATGCAGAGAATGAGGAAAAATTGGCTATAGATAAACGAGCATAATATACTAATGTAAAACTACATTAAATATCTTTAAAATAACGGGTTTTCATGACCCGTTATTTTAATTTTTTGGTTAATAATTATTAGTTTTATTATGGTATAATATTAAAAGCAAAATATAATCTTATCTATCTTAGAAACGAATTTCTTTGCTGATATTTATTTTTTATTTTTATTTCCCAAATAATTCATCTATTGCTTTACCAAATGGAGGAATTTATGTAATGAAAGAAAGAATATCTTTGATAACATTCGGCTGCAAAATGAATCAAGCCGAATCTCAATATATATCTGAAAAATTGTCTAAAGAGTTTGACATTATTTTTGAAGAAAAGAATGGTAAATCAGATGCTTATATACTCAACACCTGTTCAGTAACTTCTGAAGCTGAAAGAAAAGTACGTCAAACTATTAGAAGGATAAGAAAATCAAATAAAAATGCAAAAATCATAGCTATAGGTTGTTACGCAAACTCTGATCCTTTAGAATTACGTTCAATTGGAGCAAATTTGGTACTGGGTAACCTAGAAAAAAAAGATATTGAACTATATTTTGATAAAGAAGGCGTTTATTCAGAAAAATTTTTCTGGCTACAAAACGATACTAAAATTTTGGTTCCTGAAGAATCGTATGGAAATAGGACAAGGTTTTTCTTACCTATTGAAGAAGGTTGTATAAATGGATGTGCTTTTTGCAAGATAAGGCTACTTCGTGGAACTAAAATAATTAGTTTATCAAAAAAAGATATCATTAATAAAATACAAAATTTGATCAACAAAGGATATAAGGAAATTGTATTAACAGGAACAAATTTAACTTGTTACGGCCTAGATAACTCTGAGTCTTTCGAAGATTTATTAAAAACGATTGGAGATACTTTCAAGGATGAGAATATCAGGATAAGATTAACATCATTGTATCCAAATGATGTATCTGATAATTTAGCATATATATTAACCAATTATTCTATTTTTGAAAAACATCTACATCTATCTATTCAACATTTTTCAGATCGTATTTTGAATTTGATGGGTAGAAACTATAAGAGAAAAGACATTCTTAATTCTATTGAAAAACTGAGAAAATTAGATTCAAAATTTTCAATCACTTGTGATTTAATAGTTGGTTTTCCTAGTGAAAATGAAGAAGATTTAAAAATTTTGTTTGATTCAGTTAAAGATCTTAAAATCCTAAAAGTTCATGGTTTTAGATTTTCTGCTAGAGAAGGAACTCCTGCTTTTAAAATGGATAACCAAATCTCTGGTAGTGATAAGAAAGATCGGATGATTGAACTTACAAAAAATGCCCAATTTTCAAGAAAAGAGTATTTATCTCAGTTGGTTTCTTCTGAACATACAGTTCTTATAGAAGATGTAAAAAATGGTTATCTGTTGGGATATGACGAGTATTATATCCCTCATAAAATATA is a window of Defluviitoga tunisiensis DNA encoding:
- the mtaB gene encoding tRNA (N(6)-L-threonylcarbamoyladenosine(37)-C(2))-methylthiotransferase MtaB, whose amino-acid sequence is MKERISLITFGCKMNQAESQYISEKLSKEFDIIFEEKNGKSDAYILNTCSVTSEAERKVRQTIRRIRKSNKNAKIIAIGCYANSDPLELRSIGANLVLGNLEKKDIELYFDKEGVYSEKFFWLQNDTKILVPEESYGNRTRFFLPIEEGCINGCAFCKIRLLRGTKIISLSKKDIINKIQNLINKGYKEIVLTGTNLTCYGLDNSESFEDLLKTIGDTFKDENIRIRLTSLYPNDVSDNLAYILTNYSIFEKHLHLSIQHFSDRILNLMGRNYKRKDILNSIEKLRKLDSKFSITCDLIVGFPSENEEDLKILFDSVKDLKILKVHGFRFSAREGTPAFKMDNQISGSDKKDRMIELTKNAQFSRKEYLSQLVSSEHTVLIEDVKNGYLLGYDEYYIPHKIYLKNGNCESDFRGIFLKSKIISISEGSEGVISNVL
- a CDS encoding TetR/AcrR family transcriptional regulator; the encoded protein is MANYMDSVDKIEKKKYISEKTLELISKKGLANFTMEDVAVACNVSKGSLYNYFKNKNALIVAAFTALMEKMLHFFEEKTSDSTSDCLEKSADIYTQIYSEILSSFPSSDLLRLLEILLNSTHDPSMMQSLTKTFKDYYNKILSNFEKIFKSKSSALMLQAMFDGLVIYKAFGVEISDEEIQENVRKIVLCLAK
- a CDS encoding radical SAM protein; this encodes MAVIDSMKNMMLRQSSKIVSNVVRKADIDQLATLFWTLSKLAKEPAKSGLRKLAEGAENHDPMLMNWSELFKKSEPKVVEKIISNLIINEFAIGEKVRQDLMHEHQTVLPKLGVISPTYACNLRCVGCYAALYGHKYMLSKEEIFDVIKQFNDLGIYFFIITGGEPFVYPYLFDVLEHFKDSYFLIYTNGTLVTEENAKKMAELGNSTLAISIEGFEEMTDWRRGKGVFDKIKNAWEILTKYKLIYGASVTATRKNHDVIMSDEFWDFLRENNVSYTWVFQFMPVGADASMDLVPTPEQRYERFYKTEELRLSGKFAFVADFWNHGFLTNGCLASGAKYLHVNAKGYVEPCVFQQFAVDNIREKSILEILKSPFFEAYKRTIPYSDNLFRPCPIIDNPKVFRAMIKKYNAIPQHPGSERTINELAPELDQLADEWKKYADKLWYEEGYSERYPSKRGVYNYETRMRRYAENEEKLAIDKRA